One genomic segment of Panicum virgatum strain AP13 chromosome 2N, P.virgatum_v5, whole genome shotgun sequence includes these proteins:
- the LOC120661552 gene encoding probable xyloglucan endotransglucosylase/hydrolase protein 8: protein MGSRRRHLAAVAALLLCCGLLRGASAAPAASSFGDNFEITGAEDHVKTSADGQTWYLYLDNKTGVGFQTKERYLFGWFSMKLKLVGNDSAGVVTAYYMCSDVDAAPQRDELDFEFLGNRTGQPYIIQTNVYHNGVGGREMRHSLWFDPTADFHTYAILWNTKHIVFFVDKVPIRVYPNDASKPGGGSGFFPAGKPMYIFSSIWNADDWATRGGLEKTDWAKAPFVSSYRDFAADACAWPAESGSGAPACAAATGDSWWDQPPAWALDEAQRMDNAWVARNVLIYDYCDDRKRFPAPPEECALRNAAGSSS, encoded by the exons ATGGGGTCGCGGCGGCGTCatctcgccgccgtcgcggcgctgctgctgtgctgcggCCTACTCCGCGGCGcgtccgcggcgccggcggcgtcgtcgtTCGGCGACAACTTCGAGATCACGGGCGCCGAGGACCACGTCAAGACCTCCGCCGACGGCCAGACCTGGTACCTCTACCTCGACAACAAGACAG GCGTCGGGTTCCAGACCAAGGAGCGCTACCTCTTCGGGTGGTTCAGCATGAAGCTCAAGCTCGTCGGCAACGACTCCGCCGGCGTCGTCACCGCCTACTAC ATGTGCTCCGACGTCGACGCCGCCCCGCAGCGCGACGAGCTGGACTTCGAGTTCCTGGGCAACCGCACGGGGCAGCCCTACATCATCCAGACCAACGTGTACCACaacggcgtcggcggccgcgaGATGCGCCACTCGCTCTGGTTCGACCCCACCGCCGACTTCCACACCTACGCCATCCTCTGGAACACCAAGCACATCGT GTTCTTCGTGGACAAGGTGCCGATCCGGGTGTACCCGAACGACGCGAGCAagccgggcggcggcagcggcttctTCCCGGCGGGCAAGCCCATGTACATCTTCTCCAGCATCTGGAACGCCGACGACTGGGCGACGCGGGGCGGGCTGGAGAAGACGGACTGGGCCAAGGCGCCCTTCGTGTCCTCGTACCGGGacttcgccgccgacgcctgcgcgtggccggccgagtccggctccggcgcgccggcgtgcgcggcggcgaccggggacAGCTGGTGGGACCAGCCGCCCGCGTGGGCGCTGGACGAGGCGCAGCGGATGGACAACGCCTGGGTCGCCCGCAACGTCCTCATCTACGACTACTGCGACGACCGCAAGCGGTTCCCCGCGCCGCCCGAGGAGTGCGCGCTCCGGAACGCCGCCGGCAGCTCCTCGTGA
- the LOC120661554 gene encoding protein translation factor SUI1 homolog, translated as MSELDIQIPTAFDPFAEANAGDSGAAAGSKDYVHVRIQQRNGRKSLTTVQGLKKEFSYNKILKDLKKEFCCNGTVVQDPELGQVIQLQGDQRKNVSNFLVQAGIVKKEHIKIHGF; from the exons ATGTCTGAACTTGACATTCAGATCCCAACTGCCTTCG ATCCCTTTGCTGAAGCCAATGCTGGGGACTCTGGTGCGGCAGCAGGATCAAAGGACTACGTTCATGTACGCATCCAGCAGCGTAATGGTCGCAAGAGTCTGACTACTGTCCAGGGATTGAAGAAGGAATTCAGCTACAACAAGATCCTAAAAGATCTCAAGAAAGAGTTCTGCTGCAATGGTACAGTGGTCCAGGACCCAGAGCTTGGACAG GTCATTCAACTCCAGGGTGATCAGAGGAAGAACGTCTCAAATTTCCTTGTCCAG GCCGGCATTGTGAAGAAGGAACATATCAAGATTCATGGTTTCTGA
- the LOC120661553 gene encoding tyrosyl-DNA phosphodiesterase 1-like isoform X4 has translation MAYASRVRVGTLVPLAKDNADSSNGSVSTIPIFEGSNVVGRNHLVIADKRISRKHLSLHASPDGSIEVVVEGPNPIIVRSEGQRRKVCAQEKAKITHDDVLELIPGDYFVKYMDMAAEHKSSAPIGSSGLKKGKRHSEEDSAAVKRNRQIMEDEALARTLQKMKPANWILHKPPLPISFGTHHSKAMLLVYPQGIRVVVHTANMIHVDWNNKSQGLWMQDFPWKDAKDINKKVPFENDLVDYLSALKWPEFRVNLPVVGDVNINASFFRRFDYSSAMVRLIGSVPGYHAGPSIKKWGHMKLRSVLEECTFEKQFCKSPLIYQFSSLGSLDEKWMSEFTYSLSAGKSDDGSPLGIGKPLIVWPTVEDVRCSIEGYAAGSCIPSPQKNVEKDFLRKYWTRWKADHVGRCRAMPHIKTFTRYNGQNIAWFLLTSSNLSKAAWGALQKNNTQLMIRSYELGVLFLPQTLKSIPQFSCTEKNRSSLDGLALGKTIKTKLVTLCWKGDEESEPFTKTVRLPVPYQLPPQPYGPEDVPWSWDRRYTKKDVYGSVWPRHG, from the exons ATGGCCTATGCGTCTCGA GTGAGGGTCGGCACTCTGGTTCCCCTCGCCAAGGACAATGCTGACTCATCTAATGGATCCGTATCCACCATCCCCATCTTCGAGGGTTCCAATGTCGTTGGGAGGAATCATTTGGTCATCGCCGACAAGAGGATCAGCCGCAAGCATCTGAGCCTCCATGCCTCTCCAGATGGCTCCATTGAAGTCGTAGTG GAAGGACCAAATCCTATCATTGTCCGATCAGAGGGGCAGAGGAGGAAGGTTTGTGCCCAGGAAAAAGCCAAGATCACACACGACGATGTCCTGGAACTGATTCCAGGTGATTATTTTGTGAAGTACATGGATATGGCTGCTGAACATAAAAGCTCTGCTCCAATTGGTTCAAGCGGCCTGAAGAAGGGAAAGAGGCACAGTGAGGAAGATAGTGCAGCTGTCAAAAGGAATCGGCAGATTATGGAAGATGAAGCTTTGGCAAGAACACTACAG AAAATGAAGCCTGCAAATTGGATCCTCCACAAACCTCCACTCCCGATTTCATTTGGAACACATCATTCCAAGGCCATGCTGCTTGTATATCCTCAAGGGATTCGTGTTGTTGTGCACACAGCAAATATGATACATGTTGACTGGAATAACAAAAGTCAAGGTCTATGGATGCAAGACTTTCCTTGGAAAGATGCAAAGGATATCAATAAAAAAGTTCCATTTGAAAATGATCTGGTTGATTATCTCAGTGCACTTAAG TGGCCTGAGTTCAGGGTGAATCTCCCTGTGGTTGGCGATGTCAATATCAATGCATCATTCTTTAGAAGATTTGATTATAGTAGCGCAATG GTAAGGTTGATTGGATCAGTTCCTGGTTATCATGCGGGTCCCAGTATTAAGAAGTGGGGCCATATGAAGCTTAGGAGTGTCCTTGAAGAATGCACGTTTGAAAAACAGTTTTGTAAGTCCCCTCTGATTTATCAG TTTTCTTCCTTGGGATCACTTGACGAGAAATGGATGAGTGAATTTACATACTCATTGTCAGCTGGTAAATCAGATGATGGATCACCTCTGGGTATCGGGAAGCCACTGATTGTGTGGCCTACAGTGGAGGATGTTAGGTGCTCAATAGAG GGTTATGCGGCTGGTAGTTGCATTCCAAGCCCTCAAAAGAATGTCGAGAAGGATTTCTTGAGAAAATATTGGACCAGGTGGAAAGCAGACCATGTGGGTCGTTG TCGTGCTATGCCTCATATAAAAACTTTTACTCGCTACAATGGTCAAAATATTGC ATGGTTTCTGCTTACCTCATCTAATTTAAGCAAAGCTGCTTGGGGTGCGCTGCAGAAGAACAACACGCAGCTAATGATACGCTCGTATGAG TTAGGTGTGTTGTTCTTGCCCCAAACCCTCAAGTCCATACCACAATTTTCGTGCACGGAGAAGAACCGCTCAAGCCTG GATGGCCTCGCCCTTGGCAAGACGATCAAGACCAAGCTGGTCACGCTTTGCTGGAAAGGCGATGAAGAATCGGAACCATTTACAAAAACCGTCAGATTGCCTGTGCCATATCAACTCCCTCCACAACCTTATGGCCCAGAAG ATGTCCCTTGGTCATGGGATCGGAGGTACACAAAGAAGGATGTGTATGGTTCGGTGTGGCCGCGTCATGGCTAG
- the LOC120661553 gene encoding tyrosyl-DNA phosphodiesterase 1-like isoform X3, protein MAYASRVRVGTLVPLAKDNADSSNGSVSTIPIFEGSNVVGRNHLVIADKRISRKHLSLHASPDGSIEVVVEGPNPIIVRSEGQRRKVCAQEKAKITHDDVLELIPGDYFVKYMDMAAEHKSSAPIGSSGLKKGKRHSEEDSAAVKRNRQIMEDEALARTLQESFAEESTNVSDMASGQTSSLLDSAGSSKRSNERMHSVDPSNDVPSLTFHLMHVQGLPSWANSSSVTVQDVIQGEVLLAVLSDYMVDVDWLLTACPSLRKVPHVLVIHGEDGASLELLKWPEFRVNLPVVGDVNINASFFRRFDYSSAMVRLIGSVPGYHAGPSIKKWGHMKLRSVLEECTFEKQFCKSPLIYQFSSLGSLDEKWMSEFTYSLSAGKSDDGSPLGIGKPLIVWPTVEDVRCSIEGYAAGSCIPSPQKNVEKDFLRKYWTRWKADHVGRCRAMPHIKTFTRYNGQNIAWFLLTSSNLSKAAWGALQKNNTQLMIRSYELGVLFLPQTLKSIPQFSCTEKNRSSLDGLALGKTIKTKLVTLCWKGDEESEPFTKTVRLPVPYQLPPQPYGPEDVPWSWDRRYTKKDVYGSVWPRHG, encoded by the exons ATGGCCTATGCGTCTCGA GTGAGGGTCGGCACTCTGGTTCCCCTCGCCAAGGACAATGCTGACTCATCTAATGGATCCGTATCCACCATCCCCATCTTCGAGGGTTCCAATGTCGTTGGGAGGAATCATTTGGTCATCGCCGACAAGAGGATCAGCCGCAAGCATCTGAGCCTCCATGCCTCTCCAGATGGCTCCATTGAAGTCGTAGTG GAAGGACCAAATCCTATCATTGTCCGATCAGAGGGGCAGAGGAGGAAGGTTTGTGCCCAGGAAAAAGCCAAGATCACACACGACGATGTCCTGGAACTGATTCCAGGTGATTATTTTGTGAAGTACATGGATATGGCTGCTGAACATAAAAGCTCTGCTCCAATTGGTTCAAGCGGCCTGAAGAAGGGAAAGAGGCACAGTGAGGAAGATAGTGCAGCTGTCAAAAGGAATCGGCAGATTATGGAAGATGAAGCTTTGGCAAGAACACTACAG GAGAGTTTTGCAGAAGAGAGCACAAATGTTTCTGACATGGCTTCTGGTCAAACATCAAGTCTGCTTGACAGTGCTGGGTCTTCCAAGAGAAGTAACGAGAGAATGCACTCCGTCGATCCTTCAAATGATGTGCCCTCTTTGACTTTTCACCTTATGCATGTCCAGGGTCTTCCATCATGGGCTAACAGTTCGTCAGTTACCGTTCAGGATGTCATACAG GGTGAAGTGCTTCTTGCAGTTCTCTCAGATTATATGGTGGATGTTGATTGGTTGCTTACTG CCTGTCCAAGTTTGAGGAAAGTTCCTCATGTCCTAGTTATACATGGAGAAGACGGTGCTTCATTGGAGCTTTTGAAG TGGCCTGAGTTCAGGGTGAATCTCCCTGTGGTTGGCGATGTCAATATCAATGCATCATTCTTTAGAAGATTTGATTATAGTAGCGCAATG GTAAGGTTGATTGGATCAGTTCCTGGTTATCATGCGGGTCCCAGTATTAAGAAGTGGGGCCATATGAAGCTTAGGAGTGTCCTTGAAGAATGCACGTTTGAAAAACAGTTTTGTAAGTCCCCTCTGATTTATCAG TTTTCTTCCTTGGGATCACTTGACGAGAAATGGATGAGTGAATTTACATACTCATTGTCAGCTGGTAAATCAGATGATGGATCACCTCTGGGTATCGGGAAGCCACTGATTGTGTGGCCTACAGTGGAGGATGTTAGGTGCTCAATAGAG GGTTATGCGGCTGGTAGTTGCATTCCAAGCCCTCAAAAGAATGTCGAGAAGGATTTCTTGAGAAAATATTGGACCAGGTGGAAAGCAGACCATGTGGGTCGTTG TCGTGCTATGCCTCATATAAAAACTTTTACTCGCTACAATGGTCAAAATATTGC ATGGTTTCTGCTTACCTCATCTAATTTAAGCAAAGCTGCTTGGGGTGCGCTGCAGAAGAACAACACGCAGCTAATGATACGCTCGTATGAG TTAGGTGTGTTGTTCTTGCCCCAAACCCTCAAGTCCATACCACAATTTTCGTGCACGGAGAAGAACCGCTCAAGCCTG GATGGCCTCGCCCTTGGCAAGACGATCAAGACCAAGCTGGTCACGCTTTGCTGGAAAGGCGATGAAGAATCGGAACCATTTACAAAAACCGTCAGATTGCCTGTGCCATATCAACTCCCTCCACAACCTTATGGCCCAGAAG ATGTCCCTTGGTCATGGGATCGGAGGTACACAAAGAAGGATGTGTATGGTTCGGTGTGGCCGCGTCATGGCTAG
- the LOC120661553 gene encoding tyrosyl-DNA phosphodiesterase 1-like isoform X1: MAYASRVRVGTLVPLAKDNADSSNGSVSTIPIFEGSNVVGRNHLVIADKRISRKHLSLHASPDGSIEVVVEGPNPIIVRSEGQRRKVCAQEKAKITHDDVLELIPGDYFVKYMDMAAEHKSSAPIGSSGLKKGKRHSEEDSAAVKRNRQIMEDEALARTLQESFAEESTNVSDMASGQTSSLLDSAGSSKRSNERMHSVDPSNDVPSLTFHLMHVQGLPSWANSSSVTVQDVIQGEVLLAVLSDYMVDVDWLLTACPSLRKVPHVLVIHGEDGASLELLKKMKPANWILHKPPLPISFGTHHSKAMLLVYPQGIRVVVHTANMIHVDWNNKSQGLWMQDFPWKDAKDINKKVPFENDLVDYLSALKWPEFRVNLPVVGDVNINASFFRRFDYSSAMVRLIGSVPGYHAGPSIKKWGHMKLRSVLEECTFEKQFCKSPLIYQFSSLGSLDEKWMSEFTYSLSAGKSDDGSPLGIGKPLIVWPTVEDVRCSIEGYAAGSCIPSPQKNVEKDFLRKYWTRWKADHVGRCRAMPHIKTFTRYNGQNIAWFLLTSSNLSKAAWGALQKNNTQLMIRSYELGVLFLPQTLKSIPQFSCTEKNRSSLDGLALGKTIKTKLVTLCWKGDEESEPFTKTVRLPVPYQLPPQPYGPEDVPWSWDRRYTKKDVYGSVWPRHG, from the exons ATGGCCTATGCGTCTCGA GTGAGGGTCGGCACTCTGGTTCCCCTCGCCAAGGACAATGCTGACTCATCTAATGGATCCGTATCCACCATCCCCATCTTCGAGGGTTCCAATGTCGTTGGGAGGAATCATTTGGTCATCGCCGACAAGAGGATCAGCCGCAAGCATCTGAGCCTCCATGCCTCTCCAGATGGCTCCATTGAAGTCGTAGTG GAAGGACCAAATCCTATCATTGTCCGATCAGAGGGGCAGAGGAGGAAGGTTTGTGCCCAGGAAAAAGCCAAGATCACACACGACGATGTCCTGGAACTGATTCCAGGTGATTATTTTGTGAAGTACATGGATATGGCTGCTGAACATAAAAGCTCTGCTCCAATTGGTTCAAGCGGCCTGAAGAAGGGAAAGAGGCACAGTGAGGAAGATAGTGCAGCTGTCAAAAGGAATCGGCAGATTATGGAAGATGAAGCTTTGGCAAGAACACTACAG GAGAGTTTTGCAGAAGAGAGCACAAATGTTTCTGACATGGCTTCTGGTCAAACATCAAGTCTGCTTGACAGTGCTGGGTCTTCCAAGAGAAGTAACGAGAGAATGCACTCCGTCGATCCTTCAAATGATGTGCCCTCTTTGACTTTTCACCTTATGCATGTCCAGGGTCTTCCATCATGGGCTAACAGTTCGTCAGTTACCGTTCAGGATGTCATACAG GGTGAAGTGCTTCTTGCAGTTCTCTCAGATTATATGGTGGATGTTGATTGGTTGCTTACTG CCTGTCCAAGTTTGAGGAAAGTTCCTCATGTCCTAGTTATACATGGAGAAGACGGTGCTTCATTGGAGCTTTTGAAG AAAATGAAGCCTGCAAATTGGATCCTCCACAAACCTCCACTCCCGATTTCATTTGGAACACATCATTCCAAGGCCATGCTGCTTGTATATCCTCAAGGGATTCGTGTTGTTGTGCACACAGCAAATATGATACATGTTGACTGGAATAACAAAAGTCAAGGTCTATGGATGCAAGACTTTCCTTGGAAAGATGCAAAGGATATCAATAAAAAAGTTCCATTTGAAAATGATCTGGTTGATTATCTCAGTGCACTTAAG TGGCCTGAGTTCAGGGTGAATCTCCCTGTGGTTGGCGATGTCAATATCAATGCATCATTCTTTAGAAGATTTGATTATAGTAGCGCAATG GTAAGGTTGATTGGATCAGTTCCTGGTTATCATGCGGGTCCCAGTATTAAGAAGTGGGGCCATATGAAGCTTAGGAGTGTCCTTGAAGAATGCACGTTTGAAAAACAGTTTTGTAAGTCCCCTCTGATTTATCAG TTTTCTTCCTTGGGATCACTTGACGAGAAATGGATGAGTGAATTTACATACTCATTGTCAGCTGGTAAATCAGATGATGGATCACCTCTGGGTATCGGGAAGCCACTGATTGTGTGGCCTACAGTGGAGGATGTTAGGTGCTCAATAGAG GGTTATGCGGCTGGTAGTTGCATTCCAAGCCCTCAAAAGAATGTCGAGAAGGATTTCTTGAGAAAATATTGGACCAGGTGGAAAGCAGACCATGTGGGTCGTTG TCGTGCTATGCCTCATATAAAAACTTTTACTCGCTACAATGGTCAAAATATTGC ATGGTTTCTGCTTACCTCATCTAATTTAAGCAAAGCTGCTTGGGGTGCGCTGCAGAAGAACAACACGCAGCTAATGATACGCTCGTATGAG TTAGGTGTGTTGTTCTTGCCCCAAACCCTCAAGTCCATACCACAATTTTCGTGCACGGAGAAGAACCGCTCAAGCCTG GATGGCCTCGCCCTTGGCAAGACGATCAAGACCAAGCTGGTCACGCTTTGCTGGAAAGGCGATGAAGAATCGGAACCATTTACAAAAACCGTCAGATTGCCTGTGCCATATCAACTCCCTCCACAACCTTATGGCCCAGAAG ATGTCCCTTGGTCATGGGATCGGAGGTACACAAAGAAGGATGTGTATGGTTCGGTGTGGCCGCGTCATGGCTAG
- the LOC120661553 gene encoding tyrosyl-DNA phosphodiesterase 1-like isoform X2, whose product MAYASRVRVGTLVPLAKDNADSSNGSVSTIPIFEGSNVVGRNHLVIADKRISRKHLSLHASPDGSIEVVVEGPNPIIVRSEGQRRKVCAQEKAKITHDDVLELIPGDYFVKYMDMAAEHKSSAPIGSSGLKKGKRHSEEDSAAVKRNRQIMEDEALARTLQESFAEESTNVSDMASGQTSSLLDSAGSSKRSNERMHSVDPSNDVPSLTFHLMHVQGLPSWANSSSVTVQDVIQGEVLLAVLSDYMVDVDWLLTACPSLRKVPHVLVIHGEDGASLELLKKMKPANWILHKPPLPISFGTHHSKAMLLVYPQGIRVVVHTANMIHVDWNNKSQGLWMQDFPWKDAKDINKKVPFENDLVDYLSALKVRLIGSVPGYHAGPSIKKWGHMKLRSVLEECTFEKQFCKSPLIYQFSSLGSLDEKWMSEFTYSLSAGKSDDGSPLGIGKPLIVWPTVEDVRCSIEGYAAGSCIPSPQKNVEKDFLRKYWTRWKADHVGRCRAMPHIKTFTRYNGQNIAWFLLTSSNLSKAAWGALQKNNTQLMIRSYELGVLFLPQTLKSIPQFSCTEKNRSSLDGLALGKTIKTKLVTLCWKGDEESEPFTKTVRLPVPYQLPPQPYGPEDVPWSWDRRYTKKDVYGSVWPRHG is encoded by the exons ATGGCCTATGCGTCTCGA GTGAGGGTCGGCACTCTGGTTCCCCTCGCCAAGGACAATGCTGACTCATCTAATGGATCCGTATCCACCATCCCCATCTTCGAGGGTTCCAATGTCGTTGGGAGGAATCATTTGGTCATCGCCGACAAGAGGATCAGCCGCAAGCATCTGAGCCTCCATGCCTCTCCAGATGGCTCCATTGAAGTCGTAGTG GAAGGACCAAATCCTATCATTGTCCGATCAGAGGGGCAGAGGAGGAAGGTTTGTGCCCAGGAAAAAGCCAAGATCACACACGACGATGTCCTGGAACTGATTCCAGGTGATTATTTTGTGAAGTACATGGATATGGCTGCTGAACATAAAAGCTCTGCTCCAATTGGTTCAAGCGGCCTGAAGAAGGGAAAGAGGCACAGTGAGGAAGATAGTGCAGCTGTCAAAAGGAATCGGCAGATTATGGAAGATGAAGCTTTGGCAAGAACACTACAG GAGAGTTTTGCAGAAGAGAGCACAAATGTTTCTGACATGGCTTCTGGTCAAACATCAAGTCTGCTTGACAGTGCTGGGTCTTCCAAGAGAAGTAACGAGAGAATGCACTCCGTCGATCCTTCAAATGATGTGCCCTCTTTGACTTTTCACCTTATGCATGTCCAGGGTCTTCCATCATGGGCTAACAGTTCGTCAGTTACCGTTCAGGATGTCATACAG GGTGAAGTGCTTCTTGCAGTTCTCTCAGATTATATGGTGGATGTTGATTGGTTGCTTACTG CCTGTCCAAGTTTGAGGAAAGTTCCTCATGTCCTAGTTATACATGGAGAAGACGGTGCTTCATTGGAGCTTTTGAAG AAAATGAAGCCTGCAAATTGGATCCTCCACAAACCTCCACTCCCGATTTCATTTGGAACACATCATTCCAAGGCCATGCTGCTTGTATATCCTCAAGGGATTCGTGTTGTTGTGCACACAGCAAATATGATACATGTTGACTGGAATAACAAAAGTCAAGGTCTATGGATGCAAGACTTTCCTTGGAAAGATGCAAAGGATATCAATAAAAAAGTTCCATTTGAAAATGATCTGGTTGATTATCTCAGTGCACTTAAG GTAAGGTTGATTGGATCAGTTCCTGGTTATCATGCGGGTCCCAGTATTAAGAAGTGGGGCCATATGAAGCTTAGGAGTGTCCTTGAAGAATGCACGTTTGAAAAACAGTTTTGTAAGTCCCCTCTGATTTATCAG TTTTCTTCCTTGGGATCACTTGACGAGAAATGGATGAGTGAATTTACATACTCATTGTCAGCTGGTAAATCAGATGATGGATCACCTCTGGGTATCGGGAAGCCACTGATTGTGTGGCCTACAGTGGAGGATGTTAGGTGCTCAATAGAG GGTTATGCGGCTGGTAGTTGCATTCCAAGCCCTCAAAAGAATGTCGAGAAGGATTTCTTGAGAAAATATTGGACCAGGTGGAAAGCAGACCATGTGGGTCGTTG TCGTGCTATGCCTCATATAAAAACTTTTACTCGCTACAATGGTCAAAATATTGC ATGGTTTCTGCTTACCTCATCTAATTTAAGCAAAGCTGCTTGGGGTGCGCTGCAGAAGAACAACACGCAGCTAATGATACGCTCGTATGAG TTAGGTGTGTTGTTCTTGCCCCAAACCCTCAAGTCCATACCACAATTTTCGTGCACGGAGAAGAACCGCTCAAGCCTG GATGGCCTCGCCCTTGGCAAGACGATCAAGACCAAGCTGGTCACGCTTTGCTGGAAAGGCGATGAAGAATCGGAACCATTTACAAAAACCGTCAGATTGCCTGTGCCATATCAACTCCCTCCACAACCTTATGGCCCAGAAG ATGTCCCTTGGTCATGGGATCGGAGGTACACAAAGAAGGATGTGTATGGTTCGGTGTGGCCGCGTCATGGCTAG
- the LOC120661556 gene encoding uncharacterized protein LOC120661556: MQVTAVIPWGVNFWNGWSTQFIVLFSLALQVVLLFLAGVRRHKDGGTRIGILWLAYQLADYTATYALGNLAAGSALHGHQLVALWAPFLLLHLGGPDNIAAYELEDNKLWKRTSLTLVGQALGAGYVLYKNIVSSRGTLWLAAAFMAVVGLVKSVEKILALRRASLSIIRDSVKTETSTKCASSLDDEPPPGGFKKDRAREEEFFKKRAHALFHVCKSAMVDSSVDYDPGRLLESFRDHGSRYRWKLIEMELSLMYDILYTKAAVVHTLPGYCIRVASTLAVATSLLLFRFSSKARYSRVDVAITYTLLGGALLLETTSLLSALFSTWTFAFLCTTQWSRLRHAMLCSGRFEKLRRVVVSLHRLAYDTGIAVCLRLSRSWHGTMGQYSMLDKCTRWRTAGVRPWTMLGLGPSSAWSVKVPEEVKAQVLVHIRSIVKENDINTLGVIRQNWGVKALKDHSPIAKVARLGAEIQEAIVVWHIATDILLAKLGMLVRTEQLDAPERDVVEAIKAISQYMMFLLVRRPAMLPGLAQIKLYQRTEETLVAQLDKIPPPTRKPPAGWIHSACTMVMEKLCGVGPNSDPRLQRRVRLAEWLFDHKPELDDHGKSSRVRFGIELAQTLYNYKEKEKDQLEIVLAVWVDILVYTANRCSRESHAKQLSGGGELTTLIWLMTEHRHRHEEASG; this comes from the exons A TGCAGGTGACCGCCGTGATCCCGTGGGGGGTGAACTTCTGGAATGGATGGTCGACGCAGTTCATTGTGCTCTTCAGCCTCGCGCTGCAGGTAGTCCTGCTCTTCCTCGCCGGAGTCCGGCGGCACAAAGACGGCGGGACAAGGATCGGCATCCTCTGGCTGGCCTACCAGCTGGCCGACTACACCGCGACGTACGCTCTGGgtaacctcgccgccggcagcgcTCTGCACGGGCACCAGCTGGTGGCGTTGTGGGCGCCTTTCCTGCTGCTGCACCTCGGCGGCCCGGACAACATCGCCGCCTACGAGCTCGAGGACAACAAGCTCTGGAAACGCACTAGCCTGACCCTCGTCGGGCAGGCCCTGGGAGCCGGGTATGTCCTCTACAAGAACATCGTCTCCAGCCGCGGGACCTTATGGTTGGCGGCCGCCTTCATGGCCGTCGTGGGTCTCGTCAAGTCCGTGGAGAAGATACTGGCTCTCAGGCGCGCCAGCTTAAGCATCATCCGGGATTCGGTGAAGACGGAGACATCGACCAAGTGCGCTTCCTCCCTCGACGACGAGCCACCTCCAGGGGGGTTCAAGAAGGATCGTGCCCGAGAAGAAGAGTTCTTCAAGAAGCGTGCTCACGCCCTGTTCCACGTCTGCAAGTCCGCCATGGTCGATTCTTCGGTCGACTACGACCCTGGCCGGCTGCTTGAAAGCTTTAGGGACCATGGCAGCAGGTACAGGTGGAAGCTGATCGAGATGGAGCTGTCCCTCATGTACGACATCCTCTACACCAAGGCGGCCGTGGTCCACACCCTGCCCGGCTACTGCATCCGTGTCGCCTCGACGCTCGCGGTAGCCACCTCGCTCCTGCTGTTCCGGTTCAGCAGCAAAGCCCGTTACAGCAGGGTCGACGTTGCCATCACCTACACCCTGCTGGGTGGCGCCTTGCTCCTGGAGACGACCTCGCTGCTGAGCGCCCTCTTCTCCACCTGGACATTCGCCTTCCTGTGCACCACGCAGTGGAGCCGCCTTCGGCACGCGATGCTGTGCTCTGGAAGGTTTGAGAAGCTCCGCCGAGTGGTCGTTTCTCTCCACCGGCTAGCCTACGACACGGGGATCGCTGTCTGCCTGAGATTGTCGAGGAGCTGGCACGGCACCATGGGGCAGTACAGCATGCTGGACAAGTGCACACGTTGGCGCACAGCCGGCGTACGGCCTTGGACGATGCTAGGCCTAGGCCCCAGTAGCGCGTGGAGTGTTAAGGTTCCGGAGGAAGTCAAGGCCCAAGTGTTGGTCCACATTCGTAGCATTGTCAAGGAGAATGACATTAACACGCTGGGGGTGATCAGGCAGAATTGGGGCGTCAAGGCACTCAAGGACCACAGTCCTATCGCCAAAGTGGCACGCCTCGGTGCTGAGATCCAGGAGGCCATCGTCGTCTGGCACATCGCCACTGATATTCTCCTCGCAAAACTTGGGATGCTCGTCAGGACCGAGCAGCTGGACGCGCCCGAGCGTGATGTGGTGGAGGCAATCAAGGCAATCTCCCAGTACATGATGTTCCTGCTCGTCAGGCGCCCTGCTATGCTCCCCGGCCTTGCCCAAATCAAGCTGTATCAACGGACGGAGGAAACTTTGGTTGCCCAACTCGACAAGATACCCCCTCCTACTCGCAAGCCACCTGCAGGCTGGATTCACAGTGCCTGTACAATGGTCATGGAAAAACTGTGTGGGGTTGGCCCCAACTCTGATCCTCGGCTCCAACGTAGAGTGAGACTTGCCGAGTGGCTGTTCGATCACAAGCCCGAGTTGGACGACCATGGGAAAAGTTCTCGTGTGAGATTCGGGATCGAACTCGCCCAAACACTTTACAATTacaaggagaaagaaaaggacCAGCTGGAAATAGTCTTAGCTGTGTGGGTAGATATTCTAGTCTACACGGCCAACCGGTGCAGCAGGGAGTCGCATGCCAAGCAGCTCAGCGGAGGCGGCGAGTTAACAACACTCATATGGCTCATGACAGAGCACCGTCACCGTCATGAAGAAGCATCCGGCTAG